The Candidatus Coatesbacteria bacterium sequence TGTTCCTCATCGTGTATCTACGGCGCAGCGCGGGCTGGCGCTGGCTCAAGGCCCTCGGCGCGGGCGCGCTGATCGTCGGGCTGTGTTTCGTCTTCATCCTCCCGGTGACCCTGCGCAACGCTGCGGTGGATGAGGAGGGCGTCCTGCTGTCCTGCAACGGCGGGGTCGTTTTCTGGATCGGCAACCATCGCGGCGCCGACGGGACCTTCAACGTACCCGATGAATTCAAGGACGAGCTCTACGCCGCGACGAAGCAACGGGCCGAGGCGATCCGCGGCCGTAGTTTGAGCGCGGCGGAGTACGACGCCTTCTGGTTCGACGAAGCGTTGGAGGAGATCTTCGCCGATCTGCCGGCGGCGATCGGCTTGATCGGCCGCAAGGCGCTGCTGTTGGTCAACGATTACGAGATGCCCAACCATCTCGACTTCTACTTCGTCCGCCGTCACGGCGGTTGGTGGTTCTGGCTGCTGCCGGTGGGCTTCTGGCTGTTGTTGCCCCTGGCTGTGGTCGGATTGGCCCGCTGGCGGCCCTGGCGGACGCGGCACTGGCTAGTCGGCGTCTACTTGTTGCTGTACGCCGTCATGGTGGTCGGGATGTTCGTCACCGGCCGTTACCGCATGCCGCTGACGCTGCTGTTGATTCCCTTCGCTGCTTACGGTGTTTATCATCTGATCGATGTTCTACGCAACCGTCGTTGGCGGGAGCTGCGTTGGACGGTGCTGTGGCTGGCGCCGGCGGCGCTGCTGGTCAACGGTCCCTGGCCGGCGGACTACCGGGTCGAGGAGGCCTACAACTGGGGGCGGCTGGCCGAGGCCCACCGACGGCTCGATGATCCGGCGGGAGCCGTGGCGGCCTATCAGGCGGCCATCGAGGAAGAACCGGACAACCCCTTCTTCTACAACAACCTGGGCCTCTACGCCCTGGAGCGTGGCGAGCTCGAGGAGGCCGAAGGACTGCTGCGACGGGCTTACGACCTCTCGGGCGGACAGCCGGACAACGCCGCCAACCTGGCCATCGCCCTGGCCCGCAGGGGGAAAACGGTCGAGGTCGTCGGTTTGCTCGAACGGGCCCTGGAGCGCCAACCCAACCATCTCGGCTGCCTGACCAATCTGGCGGCCAGCTACCTCAATCTGGGTCGTCCTGACCTGGCGCTGGAGTACAGCGCTCGGGCCCTCGAGCTGGGCGAGGCCGCGCCCCAGCTCTACAACGTCCGGGTCTACGCCCTGCTGGGCGTTGGACGGGCCGGTGAAGCGCTCGGCCTGCTGGAGCGGGCCCTGGCCGAACTGCCCGACGAGCGCTCCCTTTGGACCACGCGCAGCTACGTCCTGTTGCAGACGGGGGACGCCGCCGGGGCCCGCTCGGCCCTGCGGCGGGCCCTGGAGCTCGAGGGGTTGCCGGATCCGCGCCTTGACACTCTGCGCGCCCAACTGGGACTGTGATGCCGGCCTGGACGCCCCCCGAGCGGCCACCCCGGTCAGGCGACTACGCCCCCTTCTGGCGTTTGGCGGCCGCCCTGACCGAGGTCCGCGTCTTTCGCCTGCGGATCATGGGCCGGTCCGGCTGGATAAAACTGCTGGATACGCTGGGAAAACCGTTGGGCGTAGAGCTCTCCGGCTTCGACGCTTTCACCTGGAACGGAACCGTCCATCTGGCCGAGCGGCTGTTCGGCACCCGGGCGGGCTACCTGGTGCTGCGCCACGAGGCCGTCCACCTACTGGATCAGCAACGCCTGGGACCGCTGCCCTTCATCATCGCCTACCTGCTGTTGCCTCTGCCCGCGGTGATCACTCTGCGGGCGCTGTTCGAATGGCGGGGCTACCGCGAGACCCTGCGGGCCTACCGAGAACGCAGCCCCAAGCTGGCCCGGCGCCGGGCGGAGAAGCTCGTCCGCCAGTTCGCCTCGGGGCGCTACCTCTTCATGTGGCCCTTTCGCCGCGCGGTCGAGGGCTGGATCGAGCGGGAACTGGCGCGGCTCGAGTCCAGCGGCGGCCGGGCGCCCCGGGGGCTGGAAGAGCTGGAGCGCCTCACCGCCGCCGCTCCCCAGGGCGAAGGCGGCGACAGCCTTCCCGGCCCGCCCTCGATCATCGATTGAACCGGGTAGATTGAACCGGGTAATTGACCCCGCCCGCCGACGGTTGTATCCTTATTAATGTAACCTACCCAGCCGGAGGCAGCCATGAAACGGACAACCCTCGTTCTGCTCGGCCTGCTGTGCGCCGCCGGCGCCTTCGAAGTCGTCGTCGGCCAGGCCGAGACGCCCACCAACATCCCCTTCTGCGGCCACTGAGTGAACTCCTACCGAGTCCAGGATCTGGTACTCGCCCAGGAGATCTGCACTTCCGGCACGCTGACCGAGATCACCTTCCAAGCCGCCTCCGCCGCAACCAGGGCCGAGTTCAACGGTTGGGAGATGCGCCTCTGCCACACCTCCCTCGACGAGCTGACCGACAACTTCGCCGACAACTACGACGGCAACACCCCCCAGCTCGTCCACGCCGCCGACCCCCTCATCCTCTCCTGCGCCGTCGACGACTGGTTGACCCTCGAAGGTTTCATCACCTTCGAATACAACGGCGTCGACAATCTCCTCGTCGAGTACCAGTGGTCCGGCGACAACTCGACAGACATCGACACCTGGATGTGGACGGCGGATGGCGACCGCCTGCTGTACCACAAGTACCTGGACAGCCCGACGGGTTACCTGTCCACCAAGCTGCACCGCTTCCGCCTGAGCTTCGCGGACGCCGCCGTCGAACCCGCCAGTTGGGGTGAGATCAAAGCCGCAGGACTATAGAAGGTCAAAGATACCGCGGCAAACCGCCGTTGCGGACCGGCTCATTCTAATGGCGGTCGCCCCGTCCAAGGGCGACAACGCTGAAGCTCCAGTCATCCATCTTCCGCCGGCCGGACAGCCTTAGCCCGCCGGAAAACGGTCGGGCCGGACTCCGGCTGACGCCTACTCATCAATGACGACAGCTCGTGCTGTTTCCTGATCTTCCTTTTCGGCCCCCGCCTGTGCTCCAGCCTGTTCTCGCCCAAGGCCTAGGCCTCGGCCTCGGCCACACCTTCTAGGTGGTGGCAGCCGCGGACCTTTGACAAACAGCCTGTTTACTTATATGGGCTGGGGCCTTGAATCGGAGTTTCGACACTAGTCGAAACGCCGTCGCTACGAAGCAGCGCAGGCACAGGTTTTTGCATCTCGGCGACCGTTCAAGCTAATGATAACGGTCCGCCTCCGCAAAAACCCTGCCGGTTCCGGCGCCGCGGACTCGG is a genomic window containing:
- a CDS encoding tetratricopeptide repeat protein, with protein sequence MSIETATAVVGGDEGLWAWIRRRRWPLVIFTVALALRLGAVFTLADEPLGMVNVADAYKYEELADEILSGDLLAGDEAFFHSSTGYPYLLALVWSIFGKSLTLVRVLQALAGALTAVVLFAIARRLFGGEADTERRRGEIVGRITGLATAFYGYLAFLEWDTLMTAWELLFLALALWFLLRFLDERGWGRLVGAGVFCGLAALGRPNTWLVALVLAVFLIVYLRRSAGWRWLKALGAGALIVGLCFVFILPVTLRNAAVDEEGVLLSCNGGVVFWIGNHRGADGTFNVPDEFKDELYAATKQRAEAIRGRSLSAAEYDAFWFDEALEEIFADLPAAIGLIGRKALLLVNDYEMPNHLDFYFVRRHGGWWFWLLPVGFWLLLPLAVVGLARWRPWRTRHWLVGVYLLLYAVMVVGMFVTGRYRMPLTLLLIPFAAYGVYHLIDVLRNRRWRELRWTVLWLAPAALLVNGPWPADYRVEEAYNWGRLAEAHRRLDDPAGAVAAYQAAIEEEPDNPFFYNNLGLYALERGELEEAEGLLRRAYDLSGGQPDNAANLAIALARRGKTVEVVGLLERALERQPNHLGCLTNLAASYLNLGRPDLALEYSARALELGEAAPQLYNVRVYALLGVGRAGEALGLLERALAELPDERSLWTTRSYVLLQTGDAAGARSALRRALELEGLPDPRLDTLRAQLGL